CGGTTTGGGGGGACAAGTGCGCCTTGTTTCTCAGATGGAGTTAAGATTAAAGGAAGCTGCTAAATTGGGCTTTAAAAGGGCGATCGTTCCTAAAGGGCAAACTTATCCTAGTGATCTCGGGTTAGATATTATTAGTGTTAATCGGGTTATAGATGCGATCGTGGTTGCCATTCCGAATAATCCCAACCTTGATGAGGGGCAAGAAGAACCAGAATCCCCAGAGGTAAAAACTTACGAGAATTAATTTTTATCTAATTAGGTTAGTGCTACTTAAATTTATTGTCTTGCTTGTCGTTTTCATTATGATAATCTGTGAGTAAGGGCGATCGCACCCTACCCATTCTCAAACACCGATCACGAAGTGGCGCTACGCGATCGCACCTCCTCATTCCCAAAAAGGCGATCACTACTTTTAACGATCACACGATCGCTGTTCTTTAATCCCTCAAAACAATGCTAAACTAGGAGTAAATTATTTATTTAGACTATGATAATTTTAAACTGAAAAACTGATTCTAATTTAACTGATGATGAATTCAAAGTACTATCAGATAACAGCAATTATCGAAAAAGATGAATTTGGCTATTATGCTTACTGTCCGCAATTACAAGGATGTCAAACTCAGGGAGATTCTTTGGCGGAAATTCAGTCAAATATTCTCGAAGCGATTGAACTATATCTATCAACACTTTCAGAAGAAGAAAAAAAATTATTACTTCAAAAAGAAGTATCAATGATAAATTTGGGGGTTCAAGTTGCCTAAACAACCTCGTTTAAATGCTAATTCCGCTGAAAAACTGTTATTTCAATCGGGATTTTCTTTAATTAGAACTCAGGGCAGTCACAGAATTTATCAAAAGAATTTAACTAAAGTGGTTGTACCATTTCACGGTAAGAAAACCCTGCATCCCAAAATTGTGAAACAAGTTCTCGATGCTATTCAAGATAATAATTAAATTTTCCTTCTCTTCTAAGATGATCGCACCTCTCCATTCCTAAAACACGATCGCACCGTACCCCTTCCCAAACATTCTTCCCACTCTAACCCTCATAAGACTTATCGCACCTTACCTCATCTGAAAATAACCTATAATTTAGATCTATGTAAAAAATAGAGTGAAAAGATATGGTAGCTCCATTAAAAACTGAACCTCAAAACTTGTATGACACTGATTATAATCTCTGGGTATTGGAAACCGTCAAAAAGTTAGAGAATAGAGATTTAGATTCCCTCGACTGGGAAAATTTGATTGAGGAAGTATTAGATTTGAGTAAAAGGGATAAAAGAAAACTCGAAAGTTTATTAATGAGACTAATAGAACATCTTTTGAAATTAGGCTATTGGGATTTTGAAAGAGAGAGAAATAGAGGACATTGGGAAAGAGAAATTTTTAATTTTCGCAAACAAATTAATCGATTATTGATAGATAGTCCTAGTCTTAAGAATCATCTTCGAGATCAGTTTAATTTATGCTATGAAGATGGGAGAAAACTAGCCAGTAAACATTCTCAACTTCCTCTCAATACTTTTCCTGACAAGCCGATCGCATATCTTGACAAAATCCTCGATGAAAACTGGCTTCCTTAACTTGTACAGAATGATCGTACCCTATAATTTATCGCACTTCATATTTTCAAAAAAATACTGATTACACTTCTCAAAAAATCGGGTAAAGTGAAAGATAATTAAGTATTCTTAAAACCATGAATCAATCAGATTTACAGCCTAAACTAAATCAAGCTAATCAATATTTTAATCAACAAGAATTTAGCAAAGCATCGCAACTATATTTACAATTAATTAACGAAAATCCTCAACTCAAATCTAATCTATCCATTCGTTTAGCCCATTGTTTAATCTTAGAAGCAAACTGGCAACAAATTTCAGGGAATTTAATTCAAGGGATTAATTATTTATCTACTTCAGGATGGCTTAACTCTCTATTTCAAGGTAAACCTGTTAATGCTGAAAGTAAACCCATTCCTTGGTACACCTATCCAGCTATTGAGTTTTTAGAAGATAAAATAAAGCCTGATTCTATAGTGTTTGAATTTGGTGGCGGAAACTCTACTTTATGGTGGGCAAGTAAAGCAAAACAAGTTATCTCCATTGAAAGCGATCAGAGTTGGTATGATCAAATTAAACAAAAAATGCCCGATAATGTGCAATTAAATTTAGAAATTGATGAGAAGAAATATGCAGATTTTATTAATCAATATCCCGATCAGTATTTTGATGTAGTTATTGTTGATGGAATTAATAGAAACAATTGTTTAGAAACTAGCTTAAATAAACTTAAACATAATGGTTTATTAATATTTGATAATACCGATAGATATGAGTATGATAAATCTATTAATTTACTATTATCACTCGGATTTAAGAAAATAGATTTTTATGGTTTAATTCCTAGTTATACTTACAAAAACTGTACCTCAATATTCTTTAAGTCCACGGAAATATTAGAAACAACAAATTTACCGAGTAATAAGCAATCTTGTTTAGGTAAATCCTGTATGCAAATTACGAATCCTCGAATTGGGAACATTTACAATAAATCAATAAATGATGCTGCGTTAAAAAATAAAAAAATCTTATATTCTCATCATTGGTCAATTAATAATCAGCGTCAGCCCATACTTTCTGAAAATGAAATTTATATTACCAGTACCCCACAACAAAAAGAAAATGTCATAAATTTATTACATATTGGTAGTGAATATGAACCTCAAAAAATATTAAAACAACATCAAAATGATTGGCAACCAGATTTATTTATTGCCAAAGTTGACTCTTTTTTTAATGTTATCCCTCGTAATATTCAAGCATTAAATTGTCCTAAAGTATTAATATTGGGAGATACTCAGCATGGGAATCAACCCCTAGAAAAAATGATTCAGTATGCCAAATCAGAAAAATATGACTTTTATATAACCGATCATAAACGCCATCATCTTTGGTACTATCACTTAGCTGGATTAAAAAATTTATACTGGTTACCTGGCTTATTTCTTAATCCTTTGATTGATAATTCTGAAAGTCAAAATTTTGAAGATCCTAGTATTAGTCCTAACTTATTTAAGGATAAAGTTATCTTCGTAGGACAAGCAAGTAAATTTCATCCCAGAAGAAAAGCAATATTAGAATATTTACAAAAAGAAATACCCAATTTTTGGTACGGGAGATTATCTCAAAAAGACTCCTTAAAAGCATACTCTCAAGCCCTTATATCTCTTAATATAAGTCTTAATGGAGATTTGAATTTACGCTTTTTTGAAATTATTTCCTCTGGAGGTTTTTTATTAACAGATAGGCTAAGTGAAGAGTCAGGGATGAATCTTTTATTCTCGGAAGGAGAAGAGTATGAGACTTTTTCCAACGTTCAACAGTTAGTTGACAAGGTTAAATATTTTCTTCAATATCCCGAATTAGTTGAACAATATAAACAAAAAGCATACCAAAAATACCTCAATAATTATACTCCGAAGCACCTAGCTGAACAATTACAAAATATAATGGAAGGTAAGCCAGTTAATGATATTTTTACTGTCAAAACTATTAATCGTATTAAATATTTATCGGGACAAGGTTATAGTCAATCAAGGATTCAAATATATCAAATTATTCAAGATTTTCATAAATATTCCGAAAAACTAAAAATTTTCGTTGATAATGACAATCAATTTTGCCATATAGAAGATTTCTTAGATTTACCGCGAGTCAAGATATACTTATCAGCTAATTCAAATTATCTAAAGAATGAATTATATCAATATTTATTAACTTCTAAAACCCTTCACGCTATAGAGTTATTAAATGATAAATATAACAACTCTTATGATATTTTAATTGTTTCTAAATTAATCTTAGATATATTTTTACAAGGTTCAAAGAGCGAGTTTTTAATTATTTCTCAAGATCAATCAGGACTATCAAATATACGTGATTTCATAGAGAATAACTATAATGGATTCACAATTAATGTGACTCAATATATAGATTTTCTCGCTATCCATGTAAATCGTGAAAATGTCACAAAAAATAATGTCACAGGTAATTTAAAATTAACAAACACCAACTATCTAATTACCCCTGACTGGCAAAGCGACGAAGAAACCTTAACCGAAGAATTATATAACCTCATCTCTACCTTAGCTCACAACTCTCCTCTTAGTAAAGGGGATTCGGAGGAATCAAATCCCAATATAGAGAGGGAGGACATAATAACCCTCGTTATTGACACCACTGGTATAACTGAAGAAGATGCTAATTTATTCTTATCTGGTATTGCCATGAATCTAATGATGGAGGAAGAATTAGACTTAGAAAGTATTCTTAATTTTACTTTTATTGATAATCTCGAGGAGTCGCAATGGCAAAAAATATTACCTAAAATAACGGCAAAAATAAC
This window of the Cyanobacterium stanieri LEGE 03274 genome carries:
- a CDS encoding type II toxin-antitoxin system HicB family antitoxin, with the protein product MMNSKYYQITAIIEKDEFGYYAYCPQLQGCQTQGDSLAEIQSNILEAIELYLSTLSEEEKKLLLQKEVSMINLGVQVA
- a CDS encoding type II toxin-antitoxin system HicA family toxin — translated: MPKQPRLNANSAEKLLFQSGFSLIRTQGSHRIYQKNLTKVVVPFHGKKTLHPKIVKQVLDAIQDNN
- a CDS encoding DUF29 domain-containing protein, which gives rise to MVAPLKTEPQNLYDTDYNLWVLETVKKLENRDLDSLDWENLIEEVLDLSKRDKRKLESLLMRLIEHLLKLGYWDFERERNRGHWEREIFNFRKQINRLLIDSPSLKNHLRDQFNLCYEDGRKLASKHSQLPLNTFPDKPIAYLDKILDENWLP
- a CDS encoding glycosyltransferase family protein produces the protein MNQSDLQPKLNQANQYFNQQEFSKASQLYLQLINENPQLKSNLSIRLAHCLILEANWQQISGNLIQGINYLSTSGWLNSLFQGKPVNAESKPIPWYTYPAIEFLEDKIKPDSIVFEFGGGNSTLWWASKAKQVISIESDQSWYDQIKQKMPDNVQLNLEIDEKKYADFINQYPDQYFDVVIVDGINRNNCLETSLNKLKHNGLLIFDNTDRYEYDKSINLLLSLGFKKIDFYGLIPSYTYKNCTSIFFKSTEILETTNLPSNKQSCLGKSCMQITNPRIGNIYNKSINDAALKNKKILYSHHWSINNQRQPILSENEIYITSTPQQKENVINLLHIGSEYEPQKILKQHQNDWQPDLFIAKVDSFFNVIPRNIQALNCPKVLILGDTQHGNQPLEKMIQYAKSEKYDFYITDHKRHHLWYYHLAGLKNLYWLPGLFLNPLIDNSESQNFEDPSISPNLFKDKVIFVGQASKFHPRRKAILEYLQKEIPNFWYGRLSQKDSLKAYSQALISLNISLNGDLNLRFFEIISSGGFLLTDRLSEESGMNLLFSEGEEYETFSNVQQLVDKVKYFLQYPELVEQYKQKAYQKYLNNYTPKHLAEQLQNIMEGKPVNDIFTVKTINRIKYLSGQGYSQSRIQIYQIIQDFHKYSEKLKIFVDNDNQFCHIEDFLDLPRVKIYLSANSNYLKNELYQYLLTSKTLHAIELLNDKYNNSYDILIVSKLILDIFLQGSKSEFLIISQDQSGLSNIRDFIENNYNGFTINVTQYIDFLAIHVNRENVTKNNVTGNLKLTNTNYLITPDWQSDEETLTEELYNLISTLAHNSPLSKGDSEESNPNIEREDIITLVIDTTGITEEDANLFLSGIAMNLMMEEELDLESILNFTFIDNLEESQWQKILPKITAKITLNSENQDIVNNKLFDDVISIMADGNNYVIMPDWSKDEQDLFNTFSEILINISSEEKATLLIDTNNSNEEEVGLFVSEVVMTLMLEKGIELSEGINVNFVKFTPTQWHNLEGFIKEKIISG